A region from the Phycisphaerales bacterium genome encodes:
- a CDS encoding serine/threonine protein kinase, which yields MRHTTEHDLLESYHASGRMDTEGFFSFLSSVRAAADEQIAHLIDWRSRSGLDGPYEIDAFLTSIPNLRNRPVVLDAVIDVVLRSHARGVGDSERAITDLRTKHPDLCDAIDAAVVLGSLVGTTRMSSSEIPERTLPEEIGLPTPEGRSRYVLRERMGAGANGRVYLAEDRLLSSEGKPVFVAVKFLSRLGGSTLADRVAAAEAIKARRVRHTNVASALDRGVTSDGASYVVFEHVAGGNLHGHIRGADHRLSPRAAATLVRDIARGTQAIHSAGLLHCDLKPSNVLMEIDGTPRITDFGLAQWEGEVRDLPSMVELGGTLGFGAPEQFAPGSVLNTATDTYALGGLLLWCLRGVAPNGSSAEEARRNLDSANVRTIRTRAAAGGAWAGAESERDRSGATTTTNTLSPSAIAEIDNALLAAICARALSCDPTRRYQSAEALANDLERVLRDEGLVWAKEDPAARLTRWVRRERAAAALAAALILVASAGTALVLTQSKKALIAEHQREVADLRAERVNATISQARSTLADSLLMTRASYGNGLSSEWLTQVTILQTLTGPTFDLSTPEGKEVWSNRIDAALQSAEAARSAGATGGEGRPTVTSCQWRLIAGFWLLTSHRYTESRATLAQAEAEWLTVVDEHDGLVDLTRKLLASAIVLGPSDPVDVVIATNSDASVASGSAAAPPSPPGPALPRRDFGWARDCLSHPDASELATAGEGVRTLLRNARGRLGLTMTPAG from the coding sequence ATGAGGCATACCACCGAGCACGACCTTCTCGAGAGTTACCACGCCTCGGGTCGGATGGACACCGAGGGCTTCTTCTCGTTCCTCTCGAGCGTCCGAGCGGCGGCCGACGAGCAGATCGCCCATCTCATCGACTGGCGTTCCCGATCGGGGCTCGATGGCCCCTATGAGATCGACGCCTTCCTCACGAGCATCCCCAACCTGCGGAACCGCCCAGTGGTGCTCGACGCGGTGATCGACGTGGTGCTTCGCTCGCACGCTCGTGGCGTCGGAGACTCCGAGCGAGCGATCACCGACCTGCGGACGAAACATCCAGATCTCTGCGACGCGATCGATGCTGCCGTGGTCCTCGGCTCGCTTGTTGGAACCACGAGGATGTCGTCCAGTGAGATCCCGGAGCGGACTCTCCCCGAAGAAATCGGTCTGCCGACTCCCGAGGGGCGGAGTCGATATGTTCTCCGCGAAAGGATGGGCGCGGGCGCCAATGGAAGGGTCTACCTTGCCGAGGATCGACTCCTGTCGAGCGAGGGCAAGCCTGTGTTCGTGGCGGTCAAGTTTCTCTCTCGCCTTGGAGGCTCAACTCTGGCCGATCGCGTCGCCGCCGCGGAGGCGATCAAGGCCCGTCGTGTGCGTCACACCAACGTCGCCTCCGCGCTCGATCGCGGAGTCACGAGCGACGGAGCCTCCTACGTCGTCTTCGAGCACGTCGCGGGCGGCAATCTTCACGGCCACATTCGCGGCGCGGATCATCGCCTGTCACCACGGGCCGCCGCCACGCTCGTGCGTGATATTGCACGAGGCACCCAGGCCATCCACTCGGCGGGTCTGCTCCATTGCGACCTCAAGCCGTCGAACGTCCTGATGGAGATCGACGGCACGCCGCGCATCACCGATTTCGGCCTTGCGCAGTGGGAGGGCGAGGTCAGGGATCTTCCCTCGATGGTGGAACTGGGAGGAACGCTCGGCTTCGGAGCCCCCGAGCAGTTCGCACCCGGCTCGGTTCTCAACACCGCGACCGATACCTACGCGTTGGGCGGCTTGCTCTTGTGGTGCCTGAGGGGCGTCGCCCCCAACGGATCGTCTGCCGAGGAGGCGAGACGAAACCTCGACTCGGCCAACGTGCGCACGATTCGAACACGCGCTGCAGCAGGGGGCGCGTGGGCAGGTGCCGAGAGTGAACGAGACCGTTCCGGAGCCACTACCACCACCAACACGCTCTCACCGAGTGCCATTGCCGAGATCGACAACGCACTTCTCGCGGCCATCTGTGCACGCGCACTCTCGTGCGACCCGACACGGCGGTATCAATCCGCCGAAGCCCTGGCCAACGATCTGGAGCGTGTGCTCCGCGATGAGGGGCTCGTGTGGGCGAAGGAAGATCCGGCCGCCCGCCTGACACGGTGGGTGCGTCGCGAACGTGCCGCGGCCGCTCTCGCCGCGGCGCTCATTCTCGTGGCCTCCGCGGGAACGGCACTGGTCCTTACGCAATCGAAGAAGGCCCTGATTGCGGAACACCAGCGCGAAGTAGCCGACCTTCGCGCCGAACGGGTCAACGCGACCATCTCGCAGGCGAGATCGACGCTCGCCGACTCACTCTTGATGACGCGAGCCAGCTACGGCAATGGGCTCTCGAGCGAGTGGCTGACTCAGGTCACGATCCTGCAGACACTCACGGGTCCAACCTTCGATCTGTCGACGCCCGAGGGGAAGGAAGTCTGGAGCAACCGAATCGACGCGGCACTCCAGAGCGCCGAGGCCGCACGATCCGCCGGAGCAACCGGGGGAGAAGGACGCCCGACCGTGACCTCGTGCCAATGGCGCCTCATCGCGGGGTTCTGGCTCCTGACGTCGCACCGATACACCGAGTCACGCGCCACCCTCGCCCAGGCCGAGGCCGAATGGCTCACCGTGGTCGACGAGCACGACGGCCTGGTGGACCTCACGAGAAAACTCCTCGCGAGCGCCATCGTTCTTGGCCCCTCGGATCCGGTGGATGTGGTGATTGCCACGAACTCAGACGCGAGCGTCGCTTCCGGTTCTGCGGCGGCGCCTCCATCCCCACCCGGCCCCGCCCTGCCTCGCCGCGACTTCGGCTGGGCGCGCGACTGCCTCTCGCACCCTGATGCGTCCGAACTCGCGACTGCCGGAGAGGGCGTGCGGACCCTCCTCCGCAACGCGCGCGGTCGCCTTGGCTTGACCATGACGCCAGCGGGTTGA
- a CDS encoding restriction endonuclease → MSNTNTRLWVVHISNQAKIAARARREGFICIGWTRIGDLSPHDTREKMKIAMHRAYPDWSPGRVNASYGQVFRFAHEMSVGEIVVYPVKGSREIMIGEITGPYRWASDDADLMGHDYSNIRPVRWLKTVPRIVFSEAALHSFGAFSSVSTSDEHLEEVQRVLASDASIEGPNVTGLGERRRRRLVPKSGTVLGARDGAEAMDGGLGSCVGTELPGDDDEGGSADLVELESAADAFNLAERAIEETKDYLLRQWVRTGTEFEEVVAAVFRAMGYTATTQQGTHDLGVDVVAHPDPLGVQPPLLKIQCKSGTSTVGGPVVKQLRGLLNGPEKGVLVSLGGFSNDARHVQQNDADLVLIDADRFIDIFLAHYEELEPQWRHKFPLTRVYVATGGA, encoded by the coding sequence ATGAGCAACACCAACACGCGGCTCTGGGTTGTGCACATCTCGAATCAGGCAAAGATCGCGGCCCGTGCGCGGCGGGAGGGGTTCATCTGCATCGGATGGACGCGGATCGGCGACCTTTCGCCGCACGATACACGAGAGAAGATGAAGATCGCGATGCACCGGGCGTATCCGGATTGGTCACCCGGGCGTGTCAACGCGTCATACGGACAGGTCTTTCGTTTCGCTCACGAGATGAGTGTTGGAGAGATTGTCGTGTATCCGGTGAAAGGATCGCGTGAGATCATGATCGGCGAGATCACAGGGCCCTACCGGTGGGCCTCGGACGATGCCGATCTGATGGGCCACGACTACTCGAATATCCGGCCGGTGCGATGGCTCAAGACCGTGCCGAGGATCGTCTTCTCCGAGGCCGCGCTCCACAGTTTCGGGGCATTCTCGTCGGTCTCGACGTCCGACGAGCATCTCGAGGAGGTCCAGCGCGTGCTCGCGAGCGATGCGTCTATCGAGGGACCGAATGTGACCGGACTCGGCGAGCGGCGACGGAGACGATTGGTGCCCAAGAGCGGGACCGTTCTGGGTGCGAGAGACGGAGCGGAGGCAATGGACGGGGGGCTTGGCTCGTGTGTGGGCACGGAACTACCGGGCGATGACGACGAAGGTGGTTCTGCCGATCTCGTTGAACTGGAGTCGGCGGCCGACGCCTTCAACCTGGCCGAGCGTGCGATCGAGGAGACCAAGGACTACCTCCTGCGGCAGTGGGTGCGTACGGGGACCGAGTTCGAGGAGGTCGTTGCCGCGGTCTTCCGTGCCATGGGCTACACCGCGACCACTCAGCAGGGGACGCACGATCTGGGCGTCGACGTCGTGGCGCACCCGGACCCTTTGGGCGTGCAGCCGCCGCTCCTGAAGATCCAGTGCAAGAGCGGCACGAGCACTGTTGGCGGGCCGGTGGTCAAGCAGTTGCGGGGACTGCTCAACGGCCCGGAGAAAGGCGTGCTCGTCTCACTCGGCGGATTCAGCAACGACGCGCGACACGTGCAGCAAAACGACGCCGATCTCGTGCTTATCGACGCCGACCGGTTCATCGATATCTTCCTCGCCCACTACGAGGAGTTGGAACCGCAGTGGCGGCACAAGTTCCCACTCACGAGGGTGTACGTCGCCACAGGCGGTGCGTAA